The Tribolium castaneum strain GA2 chromosome 3, icTriCast1.1, whole genome shotgun sequence sequence aaaagtttatagcGACTTCCAGTATAaatataaccggaagtgctgccatcttgaaaGCAGAACTCGTACGGATTATgactgagtaccaactttcagataaataattttattagaacattaaatacttctaatgtggagtttagacggaacagcctgtatatcaaaattataattttgcaACCCCCGATAGTGATGGAACACAACGCCGCAGTGTCTTCCCAATTTCTAAATATGCATAGTTTGTTATGTctaataacttgaaaacatATTGCAACAAAGTCCGACAAAGCATAAACCAAAATATACGAAAGAGCAGGTAACAATCCATGCTCAGAGTCTTCTTTAAATCGAATAAGACTAGACTCAAATGCATCATGCTATGTCGCCTCAAAGAATTAATCCAAAATAAAGGCACTTAGAGCTTTTTGCGCATCACAAACTATTGGCACTCTGAGCACACTAAGAACTCTTGAcacagaaattgaaaaattgagcACAGTATGGGGAGCACACCGGGACTATTCTCCACTTGTTAAATCGAAGTGGGACTcactttgtttttgtttatttaactcGTTACTTCGGTCTCCTTCCTTAACCACATTGATTGTAAATTTAGTCAACCCTGAGGTTAAGTAAGTTGGAGAATTTCCTGTTGTTGCTGCTCTGTTCTTCCATTTTCGCGCCCCAAACGATTTTTATTCGACTTTGTTTCTGATTTTTGGAGGGCGcattttaatgcattttagtGACCTACTATTCAGTTTACTCGACCTGGATGTGCCTCAGACATTTGACTTTGCGCACTTATTTCGTTGGGCtttgttttagtttcttgTAACCGCGACAATTAAGAAGGGCCCACATTATTAGTATCCCTGAAAAATGAACTGTGAGAAGTGATATTTTActgcattaaaaaattcggAAGACTAATATTTTAAGTTTACCAAGTTGAAACATCCTAGGATATTACTACATTGCCTAATGTCTTACAAAAATGGCATGACACAAAAGGGAAAGGATATCAGATttcaagaataaataaaaaataactaaatatgTATTTCTTGAGCAATGGTGTAGTCTCATGTACCAAACTTCCCAATTTGCATTTACTGCAGACTAATCATTTTCTGTCCCCAACtataaaatattactttaagTCAATCTTCACTATTTCGCTTGGAAGAAGCTGAATATACAGTGTGGGATTTTTAACtggaacaaaaattcataacttggatatagtcaatttttattaaaattccagAAACAGatcgttttttgcttttccTATTCCATCATTTGGTGGacatggtttttgtttatttgctgTTAAAACTGTACAGCCGCctccaagtttttttttcaaatgtaactgTAGGTTGTGATACATCTCATGTAAAAAGCACTTTGCAAGAAATAAAACtcactttttgttttctgaatattttcaaagcttatgcgataatagttatttatttaatgagtttgagtgtaaatcggacgctttatttcacgagtggatttttaaaccacgagtgaaaacgagtggtttatcatccacgaggcgaaataaatgaaccgatttacacaaaaacgagttgaatacaacattttattcttcgaaatagactcagcaaggcttaaaattgctttaaatttgttaaaaataatctgacgtttcgtactgagaaatgccaaacagttgtcaaaacttccttacacaggagaaaaaccgcaaattttgacagtgtcgaagaataaaaaaaattaaagcagtgtggaattattgactaaaataaaatttgtaacttggatataagcgattttcgtaaaaaatcttgaaaaagaTCGATTTTGCATTTTCTTTGCACATCATTTGGTGCAtgagattttttgtttatctgttttcaaaaatgcccagccacctctaacttttttttaaatgtaacgGTATGTCAAGTGTCACCTCTTCTGAAATAGCACTTTGCAGGGACTAcatacaacgcactatttgttttctgaatattttcaaaccctacgcaataaaaaaatgaaaaccaatttttataagttgaaattaggcaaatctcgacaaaaatattgtaaaatattataaattcaTGCTACTATCGTTATGTTATTTCCCAGAGAGGTACGGTGCCcatttcaacttataaaattggtttttatctttttatcacgtaggctttgaaaaaattcaaaaagcaAATAGTACGTTGTAATGTTTGCGAAAAGGGCTTTCATACGAGGTGTCACTTGACATACCATtacaactgaaaaaaaaagttagaggtggctgtgcatttctgacaacagataaacaaaacccatatgcaccaaatagtagacaaggaaaaataaaaattacctgTTTCGCAAATTTTCACCAATCGGCTAAATCAAAGTTgtgaattttatttcagttaaaaattccacactataaaaatttatacctCGGTTCATACATAATTATAGTTTTGCGATGGCGGTAGATAAAATTATTTGGGGTTTAATTAATGCTCAGAATTCAGAAAgtagataatttttgacaaaatttctgCAAATTAATTAGATAGCCGGGTTAATATTTTGGTttcgttaataaataaataatataaaaaagtacaaTACTAGGTAAAAAACTCACTTTACTGTTAAATAGGTACTAACAGGTTGTAAGGGCACAAGAACAAAGACTTGTAAACCGTTGTCTCAAAACTACAGGCAGACTTAAAATTCTTCAACAATAACTATAACTATGTAATCAATTTTATGTCAAAATATGATACGGAGTGCAGTGATAACATTTTCATATCTTTGACCCTTTTTCACCTTTTAACACTATTCTATTTGTCGAAATTTTGGTGGTTTTAAGATAAGTATGTTGAATAATGATGGTCAAGAAGCCTTCTTATCTAAATATTAGTCACATtcacattattaaaatatagttCAATGACTTTTTCCAAACCCAGGGTGACCAGGGGTGCGTGCAAGgtgcttgatttttttttctaagcaaactaTCGATTAgactttttttaaacgataGGTTTTACAATAAGgcaaatagtaatttttttcaatttgtgtgcatggtgtttcaaaataaaatatctaacTAAGCtctgtttttaaaatgaaaaccccaaatatttgttacatttttgaaatcgcgactattagctgtttcaaaaatataaaaacgccaacgtcgcattttctttcaaaattagctgGTAGGTATAAATTAGTCACGTACTTCAAAAAAACACTAGCTAATGTAATgaaagatctaatcattaataactattttacacttttaacaattttttttaaataattcgaaaaaatgcgacgtaagcgtttttatagttttgaaagagCTAATAAGTTGTCGATATAAcatattctgtttttttagacttacctgtcatagttttttacttatgtcaatttttgtgtgaaaatagcGTCGTGCATAGACCcgtagaaaaatttataactttagaACCATTCAAGATAACCTAACCAACTTTTTTGCAGTCGATTCCTTAAGCTTTAGGGCATCTTTTGCAGTTGACAgtaactcgatttttttaaatgcaacgTTTTTACATGGCATTTTTTATCGATTATAAATTTGATctgtttctgattttttttaccaaagtcgctaatttacaaaattatgaaTTGATCCATTCATTGGCACCATACTGTATGTTCCATTAACTTCTAACAAGAATTtcctttttgttttatttggaataaacaaaagagtaaaaaaactaaagaatttACTCAAATTTTTAGGAAAGGCCACAgattatcaattttattaacattaaaatttgtcTGCTATGAccaacttggaaaaaaatggaCACATCTTACAGAATTAATTTACTCGAATGTTTTAGTTATTCatgttataactttttttagtgATTGCTGATTTTACGCAAGAATCCGTTCTTCTTATTGGAGCTGTCCAAGTCGTACTAAGCATAGGATCATTAGACCACTTAGCAAAACCACTTCTTGGAATTTCAGCAAGAGGAGGACCCACAAGCGAACATCAACTACTAACAACTCTCAGCAGTCTTgctcttttaatatttttgtgctTCGGTAAGTTGAGAATAAGTAATTAATACCTATACATCCACTTTCCGTTTTTAGATGCTACATTCAAGACCTGTTTCCGTCTCGTGGcagttttgcattttttcactGGAACCTTATGGCTATCAAACTTCGTTTACAAAAGATTAAGAGTAcgatagtttttaaaataggtGTATTTATTATGTTACAAGAAAGCCATTTTTATAGTGATAATAAAAGCATATTTGATATTAATTGTAGCTTCATCCCCCAATTCCAAAAACCTTTTTGTCTTTATTCCCACTTAAAAGGCCTGCTGATTTTGAGATTACATCTTGTGGTTTCTTGCTTCCTCCTCCTTTGACAATGCCCGTAATGGTCtctccaatttttttcgtaCCACCGCCCAAGTCAATGTTCTTCAGTTGTGTATCCAAAACTTTGAAAAGTTCACAAGTGCTACTCTGCAATCTTTGAGCCAAGCCCAACCAAAGCCCCATTTCGCAGTATCTAAAACCATTCGACACTTTTGGTTTTGGCgaaatttgaacaaaattgttgTCGGTGATGGAAAAGGGTTTCACGTGTTTGCCTTCGACACTCAGTTTTCCATGACGGGCAAAATCCGAAATCATCTGAGTGAAGATATCACGGACTTTGTTGTCCTCTTCGTTGCCTGTGTCCGATTCTAACGACTTGCCTTCCATATCTTGAGCGTCGAAGATGTAAGAAAGCTCATCGCCGTGGGCAACTGTGTCGTTGGAAACGTCATCACCTGACGAAACATTGTTAAAGACTATCTTACTACTCTTATTTAATTAAGGtgagaattttcaaaattttcaagatcACGAcattcataataaaaaatacagactgGTACCTTGACATTgttcaaacaatgaaaaacttcttagcgattttttaatgcattgtacttattatttatcaatGATCATAACGACTTCTTTTTAATTGTCGCTATCGaaagtcaaattaaaaaagtaagttGGTACCAGTATACATAGCTTAGTCACAGTAATGATAATCTTGGTattactttaaatttaaaagtttcacTATTCgttatttccttttttcaaTGAGCTgcctttcttttgtgcaaaatttttgtaaccATCTATAAAAGTCAaagtaaaatttcattttttatttcttatgcATTTGAAGAAACGTGTTtcatataaatttttcaaactaaaagtcgtttacataaaagagttttttataactttcatattttttgtgacaaatattaaaatcggGATATAAACCTAGAACTGGACAGaataacaaaaatctaaacatATCCTGgcaaaaaacaacaaagaaaaaacttgtTACGGTTCACAAAACATTGTTTAACcaaggttttttttaataaaattatggaaCCTCAATTGATTTTCGAAATaaggcaaaaaaaataatttataaattaagaaggttaagaaaataaaaaaaaacaaattttagtgaaaaatccTCAGAAAAATCAGAGGCGATGGTCGTCAGGAACCCTAAAGTTGCTATTAGCtgtgtcaaaactataaaaacgccaacgtcgcatttttccaaattatttttttaaataagattgatataattgtaaaataattactagtgattagatctctcactgaaagtataaattacattacctGTAAactttttgaagtgcataaatTCATAACAGCCGCCGACCTGCCACCTTTCGCACAatcaaaattaagttaaaagaaaaaataaaaattactataaAGAAAGGGTCTAGCTGTTTCAGCGTTTTTTTACTGTTGTAAACATATTTGaccattaaaagttttttttctgagaaACATTCAACAACAATTATTTCTTgtgaaacaatttattttacgaaTGCGTTCTTGTTCTTGATTGCCTGAATGCAATCAAAGGGATTAATGAATACAACCGACCTTTTCTTTGGGAGCACATCATTTATAAAGTATAAACAATCAGAATAATCTCCATTatgtaaactaaaaaaaacagaagttTTCATAAAATGGAGTTCACTCATTCGAATTTaggttttgttaaaactacCAATAAACTAATTGGTAATAGGAAAATATTTAGTCAATTTAATCTCTCCCTTTAAAGAATTTAGAGCCAAGTCTCTGTTTTATctcagaattatttttttttcgagtgCTTTTAAACGGCTTCAGCTGTATTTACGTTTTTAGTTCACTCATAGTTAAATTTATGTTAACCTCTTCGTCTGTTCCCTTTTCTAAGCTCCTTGTTATTTCATATTTATCCATTATTGTTAGATCTTttcgttttgtaaatttatttatgacgaAAAATCGAGTAAAATGAATACTAATTATCACTAATCGCCAAAATTGTTCTCAACACATTGAAGAAATAAATGTATGCGaatacaaaagttttaaatcgcaaaaaacagaaaaattaaaagagcACAGAAAAAAGACccttgtgtatttttttggtgGTTCATTTAACTGTAGTTACAAATTTGTATctccaatagttttttgttaTGCCAtactatttctttatttaaagtaagttttagtaaaatgtcTAACCATAAATGTAACAACTTGTTTAGaccttttacaaaatttaataaaaatgtttttcaaacattcagctattcgataaaattgtgaagccaagaaaaaaaactagtttGGTTACGGAAATGAAAAGAAACCAGTAAGAgattctaaaaattattttaaaattcatgtTTTTCGTTTAGTGTTATCAGGTTTCAATCAGTATCAGTATTTTCCACTATGTATTATTACTGTTGTTCTTAGAATTCTCTTTGAATTAGCACTCCCTGCTTGTGGAGAGAGAACCTTTTCAGAAAAACTATCAAAAGTTATCTAAGACGATGTCCAAAAATCGATTTAATCATTTCCCTACCTTCCTACTACTGCAGTGGAAAGAGAAATACCCAATGGACTagataaattatattttagaaaaagaaTTTGCCTAGAGTAAAGTAAGGTGAATTGTGTAAATATTAGGTATGTAATTACTCAACAGCTGATGTACCTTGTTAcgaatagttttatttttgtataaatatactatttcaaaatattttaaaaataaacagttgctttcatttatttaacttagtaatttttaactaCTATTTTAATCAGAGCAAGGGCCGCAGTATTTGGGACCTGCACACGGGCGGCCAATTGACTTGAGTCGGCTTTGCCCAAGTGGATGCTTATTCAATTTCAATTGAGAAAACATTTGCttaaatttttagtatttttagttttctaggTGTTGGTCTCAAAAATTGGAACTAAATAGTTAGACATCTTATATCtagtaattcagttttaagtTAAGTAAAGTTAGTTCTTttcatacagggtgtccgtttttcaaGCCCCACCATGTGGATCTCACTTATTACAAGAGCTACGAGATcggtgttttaatttttttaagagaaaactaaaagatttagacgtttttaactaagtcattcttcaggcactttttacAGGTGATTTAAATCTGTTAGcgtattttccaaggcgttcttgatgtcagaatTACAACACTCAACACTGGTTTTTCTTATAGAAGCCAtccatattttatatttttgaaatgtgtaTTTACTCCTGGTTACAACGATGTACTACATGTTGTAATGgatcttacatgctgattaaaACTAAGACAGAAGCCCTgggaaaaaacgccaacaatttgtttttaaactagATCTTGAAGGTTTAATTGAAGTTGCAGTTGTAAGGTTCACATTTGCGGCAAGCttatacttatttaaaaattaaacgacaTGATAAGCTAGAAGTTTattcttcgcaaaacaaaacaagacaaagtaataaaaattatattcgtATATctagcatttttttccaaagcactctttgcaaaaatgcttttttcttaattttaatcaaaaacaaaaagactttACAAAAACACAATAGTATCAAATATGACGTCcataagaaaaatcaaagttgagtgttgtaactatGATATCAAGAAAGCCTTGGAAAACACAAGAACACATTTAGAAGTGTCTGAAAAAAGTCCTATTTAAAATTGTCTAGTTCTTTTGATTTtcgctttaaaaaataaaaacaataaaatttcattttttttatttttctcaataattcaaaaactaaaaatggcaaaccaaattttctttcatataattgttcagcataaaaatgcacaaCTTTGCCCCAATTTAACCGACCTCAGACCTCTTATAATAACGGAGATCCCtatggtggagctcgaaaaactgACATCCTTGGACTTCcccaattcaaatttttttggtaaaaaaaaactgatagcAGCACATGCCCATGtctacaaattttgtttatttttgtttttatccctagaaattttgttaaaaaatatggttATGTTTATCCTATTTTGATTTATCTCACTAATTATGttgagaaaatttttgaaaacgttTTCACACACTGCTATATGTTATatcaaaatgataaaaataaaatatcttatTTCCGTCGAACAGAATTCGGAGATAAGTCAAGGACAATGGTAAGAACCGTGAATCAGGGTTAAACAATGCATGCAACGCTCGAAGCACAAAGCACAAAGTTGCAATATGTGTTTTAAAGGCATtggcaacttaaaaaaacaactttatctTAAATGATAGTATTGAGAACGATTACTATATTGCAGAAGTAAAAACCGTCTCTTTGTATCTGCTCTCTAACTCGATTTATTTCGATAAAAAGTTAGAATTATTACGTCGCAACCGCCTCTCCAGCATTTAGTCCAATTTTAAGATCAAATTGTTTTTGAcagattttagaaaaatttctcagatgttttcgcaaaatttaaGACAAAATTTAGGACAGAAGGAAGCCGAGaaagtagttaattttttattttgtggaaGATTTGTTCCAAATGTTCAAATATCTGTCAGGTTTTTAGTGACTCAGTGGGTTCAATGATAAGAGGATTCTGTAATGAAAGGCGGGTATGACGTTACGATTTCTTCCTTTAGAAGCGATTATCTCGCTTGTTTTTCATCgcaggaaattttaaacagaagCTAATGGTAAATAACGAatgatattttcaatttccgttaaaacataaaacaggtAAAATAAGTTGTCAGTGCCTTtcctttaataattaaatttcaaaaattagtaaCACTTTATCAGTTATcggtaataataaaacttactCTGAGAATGATTTCCGACAAGTGGTAAtcctttcaaaaaattgtacccTTTCCTTCGTTTCCCAACGTGTTCAAACCGGTACAAAAATGCCGGTGCACCATGTTTGGACCAAGCATCAGCGGTCAGAAAAGCTGGAGCGTTGAATAACGCATCTGCTGTAGCTTCCGCTATTTTGGCAAGACCTTCATGAAGATTATTTCTCTTGTATTGAAGATAGTTTTTAAACTGGTTGGGATCCAGAAGATTTAGCAACTTGCCAGAAGTTGAATTCTTGTCTCGATTTATCCCAATTGCGTTCTGAAGGTTCTTGACAAGTACCTTATCCAAAAATTCGGGaactttttgcaatttattggAAATTTCATCTCTGAATTGCCCATGACAGGCCCTCTTAGTCTCATCTTTCGTTATTCCGGTCAATAGCGGTATTTTCTTTTGGGTACTTTCTGGATCGTTCACAGGTTCAACCTCTGCAACGGGAGGCAGCGAACGACCATCCCTTCGACCTTCAAACACTGGAGCGGATCCAAGTTTTCCAGCAAGACCGGAAACAAAACCGCGATTTTGCAAACGCGTGGCTTCAATAACCGAATCGAcctgtttacaaaaaaacttgaacaaaacgtaaacaaaaaccgctaaattacttttattattgcaGCAGGAGACAAATTCTGCAGACACCGAACCATGGTCAGTTCGGACCCAACTGGACACCCATTGGCCTCGGCCACATCCATGGCAGTGTTGGCAGGAGCGTCGTCAGTAGCAAATTGGGACAGTGAACTCCCAGACATTGCTACAATTCCGCTGGCTAAGCCCTTCGCAACGTTAGATAAAGCGACCATGATGGCGCTGCTAGCACCGGTACCATGACCCATTACCACAATGTTGTTGGGGTTACCACCAAAAAATCCAATGTAATTTCGGGTCCAAGTAACCGCCAAGACCATATCCCATAGCCCGGCGTTTCCAGGAAGAGTCTTGGTTCCAGTACTTAGGAAACCCAAGGAGCCTAAGCGGTACTGGATCGTCACAACCACGACCTGCTTACCGACCAATTGCCGAACCTTTAAAGAAAGggttattttattgaaaatacgGCTGTGACTCCATGGCCAAAAAAGCTAGCTTTTGTTAGACCTACTTATTTTACTTGCTGTTATTTCcaaaatcaagaaaataagtatttaatttatgattttatgaCCGAACAgacaaaatctgtttttttataaaaaaatattaatctgGAAAATTTTACCCACATGAGACTAACGAGAGTCCTC is a genomic window containing:
- the LOC658512 gene encoding carboxylesterase 1E, whose protein sequence is MNLSLLLLIAVKLIYCDERSGRVRRIVGGEPAVPPPEDEPVVFTRFGGKTARVLGIRDFPHYVFRGIRYGLAPTGKERFLRPRQYFLQGLENATQFPPPCVQPVPGEDKVTGKEDCLFLNVFTPSLPTGMEGLPVIVWIHGGGFRYGSASQYGVRQLVGKQVVVVTIQYRLGSLGFLSTGTKTLPGNAGLWDMVLAVTWTRNYIGFFGGNPNNIVVMGHGTGASSAIMVALSNVAKGLASGIVAMSGSSLSQFATDDAPANTAMDVAEANGCPVGSELTMVRCLQNLSPAAIIKVDSVIEATRLQNRGFVSGLAGKLGSAPVFEGRRDGRSLPPVAEVEPVNDPESTQKKIPLLTGITKDETKRACHGQFRDEISNKLQKVPEFLDKVLVKNLQNAIGINRDKNSTSGKLLNLLDPNQFKNYLQYKRNNLHEGLAKIAEATADALFNAPAFLTADAWSKHGAPAFLYRFEHVGKRRKGYNFLKGLPLVGNHSQSDDVSNDTVAHGDELSYIFDAQDMEGKSLESDTGNEEDNKVRDIFTQMISDFARHGKLSVEGKHVKPFSITDNNFVQISPKPKVSNGFRYCEMGLWLGLAQRLQSSTCELFKVLDTQLKNIDLGGGTKKIGETITGIVKGGGSKKPQDVISKSAGLLSGNKDKKVFGIGG